Proteins co-encoded in one Aquincola tertiaricarbonis genomic window:
- the tnpB gene encoding IS66 family insertion sequence element accessory protein TnpB (TnpB, as the term is used for proteins encoded by IS66 family insertion elements, is considered an accessory protein, since TnpC, encoded by a neighboring gene, is a DDE family transposase.), translating into MIRIDAMWLSAEPVDMRAGPERLLARVVQVFGVAHAHHGYLFANARGTRVKLLMHDGFGLWCASRRLNSGRFVWPVAGGVAPSWTLTQAQFDALMLGLPWQRLHELSAITRA; encoded by the coding sequence ATGATCCGCATCGACGCGATGTGGCTGTCCGCCGAGCCCGTGGACATGCGGGCTGGACCCGAGCGGCTGCTGGCGCGCGTGGTGCAAGTGTTCGGCGTGGCGCACGCTCACCACGGCTATCTGTTCGCCAATGCCCGTGGCACCCGCGTCAAGCTGCTCATGCATGACGGCTTCGGGCTGTGGTGCGCGTCGCGGCGCTTGAACAGCGGGCGATTCGTGTGGCCCGTCGCTGGCGGCGTGGCGCCCTCGTGGACGCTGACGCAGGCGCAGTTCGATGCCCTGATGCTGGGCCTGCCGTGGCAGCGGCTTCATGAGCTCAGCGCCATCACGCGGGCCTGA
- the tnpA gene encoding IS66-like element accessory protein TnpA, with the protein MSTSTFGGHVNTIPDLQGGPRRRRRTHSDEFKAGAVASCLQPGMSMAAVAMAHGVNANLLRRWVREAEMKPAAGALRGMTPGEVQAPEHRSSFVPVQLPAPSEPAALTDIRIELQRGVTAVTVTWPASAASECAAWMRELLR; encoded by the coding sequence ATGTCCACTTCGACTTTTGGTGGACACGTGAACACTATCCCCGATCTACAAGGTGGCCCTCGCCGTCGGCGTCGTACGCACAGCGATGAATTCAAGGCCGGCGCGGTGGCCAGTTGCCTGCAACCGGGCATGTCGATGGCGGCGGTGGCGATGGCCCATGGCGTCAACGCCAACTTGCTGCGTCGGTGGGTGCGCGAGGCCGAGATGAAGCCCGCGGCCGGCGCCCTTCGCGGGATGACCCCTGGTGAAGTTCAGGCGCCTGAGCACAGGTCCTCGTTCGTTCCGGTACAACTGCCTGCGCCCAGCGAGCCGGCCGCGCTAACTGACATCCGCATCGAGCTGCAGCGCGGCGTGACAGCGGTCACGGTAACCTGGCCGGCCAGTGCGGCCAGCGAATGCGCGGCCTGGATGCGCGAGCTGCTTCGATGA
- a CDS encoding ClpXP protease specificity-enhancing factor: MTSPIAPEGQGTSTRPYLIRALHDWCTDNGFTPYVAVFVDRSVQVPMEYVKNNEIVLNVGFEATSGLKLGNEFIEFRARFGGQPRDIVVPIDHVVAIYARENGQGMAFPMPTESTAGPVSDETAAPAPEQAGAAAPAPAAAPAGPRGLRLAAESEGDGTPPGEEPPEPPSGGGARPSLKRIK; encoded by the coding sequence ATGACGTCGCCGATCGCTCCGGAAGGGCAGGGCACTTCCACTCGCCCTTACCTCATCCGTGCGCTGCACGACTGGTGCACCGACAACGGCTTCACGCCTTACGTCGCGGTCTTCGTCGACCGCAGCGTGCAGGTGCCGATGGAGTACGTGAAGAACAACGAGATCGTTCTGAACGTGGGCTTCGAGGCGACCAGCGGGCTGAAGCTGGGCAACGAGTTCATCGAGTTTCGCGCCCGCTTCGGCGGCCAGCCGCGGGACATCGTGGTGCCCATCGACCACGTGGTGGCCATCTATGCACGTGAAAACGGGCAGGGCATGGCCTTCCCGATGCCGACCGAGAGCACGGCTGGTCCGGTGAGCGACGAGACCGCCGCGCCCGCCCCCGAGCAGGCCGGTGCCGCCGCGCCCGCACCGGCTGCGGCGCCCGCCGGCCCGCGCGGCCTGCGGCTGGCGGCCGAATCGGAAGGTGACGGCACGCCCCCCGGCGAAGAGCCGCCCGAGCCGCCCAGCGGCGGTGGTGCACGTCCCTCGCTCAAGCGCATCAAGTAG
- a CDS encoding glutathione S-transferase N-terminal domain-containing protein — protein sequence MMVLYSGTTDPYSHRCRFVLFEKGMDFEIRDVDLFAKPEDIALMNPYNEVPILVERDLILYESHIINEYIDERFPHPQLMPGDPVARARVRLFLLNFEKELFANVNLLESRGVKATEKQLEKARAQIRDRLTQLAPIFQKNKYMLGDDFSMLDVAIAPLLWRLDYYGIELSKNALPLLKYAERIFSRPAYIEALTPSEKVMRK from the coding sequence ATGATGGTGCTTTACTCCGGAACCACCGATCCTTACTCGCACCGCTGCCGCTTCGTGCTGTTCGAAAAGGGCATGGACTTCGAGATCCGCGACGTGGATCTGTTCGCGAAGCCCGAGGACATCGCGTTGATGAATCCGTACAACGAGGTGCCCATCCTCGTCGAGCGCGACCTCATCCTGTATGAGTCGCACATCATCAACGAGTACATCGACGAGCGCTTCCCGCATCCGCAGCTGATGCCCGGCGACCCCGTGGCACGCGCCCGCGTGCGCCTGTTCCTGCTCAACTTCGAGAAGGAGCTGTTCGCCAACGTGAACCTGCTGGAAAGCCGTGGCGTCAAGGCCACCGAGAAGCAGCTGGAAAAGGCCCGCGCGCAGATCCGCGACCGCCTGACGCAGCTGGCGCCCATCTTCCAGAAGAACAAGTACATGCTGGGCGACGACTTCTCGATGCTGGACGTGGCCATCGCGCCGCTGCTGTGGCGCCTGGACTACTACGGCATCGAGCTGTCGAAGAACGCGCTGCCGCTGCTGAAGTACGCCGAACGCATCTTCTCGCGCCCGGCCTACATCGAGGCGCTGACGCCGTCCGAAAAAGTGATGCGCAAGTAA
- a CDS encoding cytochrome c1 encodes MKKILLSLLASLAVLSGGAQAASEGAPLDRFPTERMTDVAALQNGAKLFVNYCLNCHSASFMRYNRLRDIGLTDEQIKSNLAFPTKNVGDMMKASIDPKQAKEWFGATPPDLTVIARSRASGAGSGADYLYTYLRTYYRDETKATGWNNIAFPNVGMPNPLWELQGQRAAQFEERQDPHDHSKTVHVFKGFQQLTPGTMSPTEFDGAVADLVAYMQWMGEPQQNFRVRLGVWVLIFLGLFTVIAWRLNAAYWKDIK; translated from the coding sequence ATGAAAAAGATTCTTCTGTCCCTGCTGGCCTCGCTGGCCGTGCTGTCGGGCGGTGCACAGGCCGCGAGCGAGGGTGCGCCCCTTGACCGCTTCCCGACCGAGCGCATGACCGACGTCGCCGCCCTGCAGAACGGGGCCAAGCTGTTCGTCAACTACTGCCTGAACTGCCACTCGGCCTCGTTCATGCGCTACAACCGGCTGCGCGACATCGGCCTGACCGACGAGCAGATCAAGAGCAACCTCGCCTTCCCGACCAAGAACGTCGGCGACATGATGAAGGCGTCGATCGATCCGAAGCAGGCCAAGGAGTGGTTCGGCGCCACCCCGCCCGACTTGACCGTGATCGCCCGCTCGCGCGCCAGCGGCGCCGGCAGTGGTGCAGACTACCTCTACACCTACCTGCGCACCTACTACCGCGACGAGACCAAGGCCACCGGCTGGAACAACATCGCCTTCCCCAACGTCGGCATGCCCAACCCGCTGTGGGAGCTGCAGGGTCAGCGCGCTGCCCAGTTCGAGGAGCGCCAGGATCCGCATGACCACAGCAAGACCGTGCATGTGTTCAAGGGCTTCCAGCAGCTCACCCCCGGCACCATGTCGCCCACCGAGTTCGACGGCGCGGTGGCCGATCTGGTGGCCTACATGCAGTGGATGGGTGAGCCGCAGCAGAACTTCCGCGTCCGCCTGGGCGTGTGGGTGTTGATCTTCCTGGGCCTGTTCACCGTCATCGCCTGGCGCCTGAACGCCGCCTACTGGAAAGACATCAAGTAG
- a CDS encoding cytochrome b, whose product MAEFKQAPAGASLPQQLLTWVDNRFPASKLYKEHLSEYYAPKNFNFWYFFGSLALLVLVIQIVTGIFLVMHYKPDANLAFASVEYIMRDVPWGWLVRYMHSTGASAFFVVVYLHMFRGLLYGSYRKPRELVWIFGCAIFLCLMAEAFMGYLLPWGQMSYWGAQVIVNLFAAVPFVGPDLALLIRGDYVVSDATLNRFFSFHVIAVPLVLLGLVVAHIIALHEVGSNNPDGVEIKAKKDAQGRPLDGIPFHPYYTVHDILGVSVFLMIFSAIIFFAPELGGYFLEYNNFIPADPLKTPPHIAPVWYFTPFYSMLRATTDDLVNVLSVIIGVAALLSFIKLRAGIVTKVGVVIAAAVAIVLLKTFDAKFWGVVVMGGAVIILFFLPWLDHSPVKSIRYRPNWHKYLYGVFVVFFFVLGYLGIQPPSTAGTIVSQIGTLFYFGFFLLMPWWSQIGTFKPVPDRVVFNAH is encoded by the coding sequence ATGGCGGAATTCAAGCAAGCCCCGGCCGGCGCGTCCCTCCCGCAGCAACTGCTGACCTGGGTCGACAACCGGTTCCCAGCCAGCAAGTTGTACAAGGAGCACCTGTCCGAGTACTACGCGCCCAAGAACTTCAACTTCTGGTACTTCTTCGGTTCACTGGCGCTGCTGGTGCTCGTGATCCAGATCGTCACCGGCATCTTCCTGGTGATGCACTACAAGCCGGACGCCAACCTGGCGTTCGCCTCGGTCGAGTACATCATGCGCGATGTGCCCTGGGGCTGGCTGGTGCGCTACATGCACTCCACCGGCGCCTCGGCGTTCTTCGTGGTGGTGTACCTGCACATGTTCCGCGGCCTGCTGTACGGCAGCTACCGCAAGCCGCGTGAGCTGGTCTGGATCTTCGGCTGCGCGATCTTCCTGTGCCTGATGGCCGAGGCCTTCATGGGCTACCTGCTGCCGTGGGGCCAGATGAGCTACTGGGGCGCGCAGGTGATCGTGAACCTGTTCGCGGCCGTGCCCTTCGTCGGTCCTGACCTGGCGCTCCTGATCCGTGGCGACTACGTGGTGAGCGACGCCACGCTGAACCGCTTCTTCAGCTTCCACGTCATCGCGGTGCCGCTGGTGCTGCTGGGCCTGGTGGTGGCGCACATCATCGCGCTGCACGAAGTGGGCTCCAACAACCCTGACGGCGTCGAGATCAAGGCCAAGAAGGACGCGCAGGGTCGCCCGCTGGACGGCATCCCCTTCCATCCGTACTACACGGTGCACGACATCCTGGGCGTGAGCGTGTTCCTGATGATCTTCAGCGCGATCATCTTCTTCGCGCCGGAACTGGGCGGCTACTTCCTGGAGTACAACAACTTCATCCCTGCCGACCCGCTGAAGACCCCGCCGCACATCGCGCCGGTGTGGTACTTCACGCCGTTCTACTCGATGCTGCGCGCCACCACGGACGACCTCGTCAACGTGCTGTCGGTCATCATCGGCGTGGCGGCGCTGCTGTCGTTCATCAAGCTGCGCGCCGGTATCGTCACCAAGGTGGGCGTGGTCATCGCCGCGGCAGTGGCCATCGTGCTGCTCAAGACCTTCGACGCCAAGTTCTGGGGCGTGGTGGTGATGGGCGGCGCCGTGATCATCCTGTTCTTCCTGCCCTGGCTGGACCACAGCCCGGTCAAGTCGATCCGCTACCGCCCGAACTGGCACAAGTACCTGTACGGCGTGTTCGTGGTGTTCTTCTTCGTGCTCGGCTACCTGGGCATCCAGCCGCCGTCGACCGCCGGCACCATCGTGTCGCAGATCGGTACGCTGTTCTATTTCGGCTTCTTCCTGCTGATGCCCTGGTGGAGCCAGATCGGCACGTTCAAGCCGGTGCCTGACCGCGTGGTCTTCAACGCCCACTGA
- the petA gene encoding ubiquinol-cytochrome c reductase iron-sulfur subunit, whose amino-acid sequence MSDHQVDKAKRTWLVASGCAGAVGGIAVAVPFVSTFTPSERAKAAGAPVEVDIGGLQPGEKVTVEWRGKPVWVVRRTTEQVEALKKLDPQLADPKSERKPDEITPMESCRNEWRSIKPEFLVVVGICTHLGCSPTDKFAAGAQPSLPDDWQGGFLCPCHGSTFDMAGRVFKNKPAPDNLEVPPHMYLSDTRLLIGEEKKA is encoded by the coding sequence ATGAGTGACCACCAAGTCGACAAAGCCAAACGCACGTGGCTCGTCGCATCCGGATGTGCGGGTGCGGTGGGCGGCATTGCCGTGGCTGTGCCGTTTGTTTCGACGTTCACCCCGTCCGAACGTGCGAAAGCCGCTGGCGCCCCTGTCGAAGTGGACATCGGGGGTCTGCAGCCTGGTGAGAAGGTCACCGTCGAGTGGCGCGGCAAGCCGGTGTGGGTGGTGCGCCGCACCACCGAGCAGGTCGAGGCTCTGAAGAAGCTCGACCCGCAGCTGGCCGACCCCAAGTCGGAGCGCAAGCCCGACGAGATCACCCCGATGGAGAGCTGCCGCAACGAGTGGCGTTCGATCAAGCCGGAGTTCCTGGTGGTCGTGGGCATCTGCACGCACCTGGGCTGCTCGCCGACCGACAAGTTCGCGGCCGGCGCCCAGCCTTCGCTGCCCGACGACTGGCAAGGTGGCTTCCTCTGCCCGTGCCACGGCTCCACCTTCGACATGGCGGGCCGGGTGTTCAAGAACAAGCCTGCGCCGGACAACCTCGAGGTGCCGCCGCACATGTACCTGTCCGATACGCGCCTGCTGATCGGCGAGGAAAAGAAGGCCTGA
- the mscL gene encoding large conductance mechanosensitive channel protein MscL, translating into MSFVSEFKAFAVKGNVVDLAVGVIIGAAFGKIVDSLVKDIIMPLVGRVVGGLDFSNYFLMLSSPPAGYSGPMTYEALTKAGVPLLAYGNFITVALNFLILAFVIFVMVKQINRLRLAEPAPAAPAPEPEDVKLLREIRDALKR; encoded by the coding sequence ATGAGTTTCGTCAGCGAGTTCAAGGCGTTTGCAGTCAAGGGCAACGTGGTCGATCTGGCCGTGGGGGTGATCATCGGGGCGGCGTTCGGCAAGATCGTCGACTCACTGGTCAAGGACATCATCATGCCGCTGGTCGGCCGGGTGGTCGGCGGGCTCGACTTCTCGAACTACTTCCTGATGCTGTCCAGCCCGCCGGCCGGCTACAGCGGGCCCATGACCTACGAGGCGCTGACCAAGGCCGGCGTGCCGCTGCTGGCCTACGGCAACTTCATCACCGTGGCGCTGAATTTCCTGATCCTGGCCTTCGTCATCTTCGTGATGGTCAAGCAGATCAACCGCCTGCGCCTGGCGGAACCGGCACCGGCCGCGCCGGCGCCCGAGCCCGAGGACGTGAAGCTGCTGCGCGAGATCCGCGACGCGCTCAAGCGTTGA